One genomic window of Pelecanus crispus isolate bPelCri1 chromosome 18, bPelCri1.pri, whole genome shotgun sequence includes the following:
- the LOC142595332 gene encoding feather keratin Cos1-1/Cos1-3/Cos2-1-like, protein MKGRYKRQRKCLLSHPLLLPPSAWQPDMSCYSPCLPCQPCGPTPLANSCNEPCVRQCQNSTVVIEPSPVVVTLPGPILSSFPQNTVVGSSTSAAVGSILSSQGVPISSGGFDLSCITNRYCGRRCLPC, encoded by the exons ATGAAGGGCAGGTATAAAAGGCAGCGCAAGTGCCTgctctctcatccacttctcttgcctccttctgcttggcaaccag acatgtcctgctacagcccgtgcctgccctgccagccctgcggcccgaccccactggccaacagctgcaacgagccctgtgtcaggcagtgccagaactccaccgtcgtcattgagccctctcctgtggtggtgaccctgcccggacccatcctcagctccttcccgcagaacaccgttgtgggctcctccacctctgctgctgttggcagcatcctcagctctcaGGGAGTGCCTATCTCCTCTGGGGGCTTTGACCTCTCCTGCATTACCAACCGctactgtggcagaaggtgcctcCCCTGTTAA